In Pseudomonadota bacterium, a genomic segment contains:
- a CDS encoding sulfite exporter TauE/SafE family protein produces MSLEHLALVFVAFSLGGVLKGATGAGAPFLAVPIMAILVDVPFAVAVFVFPNVVSNAWQVWNYRHHRPERGFLTRYALAGVVGAGIGTAALAGMSASVLTTAVALVVLMYVGFRLRNPGWTLPAPLVDRLAFPVGTAGGVLQGAVGISAPVSVTFLNAAGLARNTFVFTLSTFFLAMAAIQLPMQIALGIMTWERAGYSALGVLPLLLGMPLGDRLGRRIPKATFDRIILAVLTLLALRLLWQNTL; encoded by the coding sequence ATGTCCCTGGAACACCTCGCCCTCGTTTTCGTGGCGTTCAGCCTCGGCGGGGTGTTGAAGGGCGCGACCGGTGCAGGCGCGCCGTTCCTCGCCGTGCCGATCATGGCGATCCTCGTCGACGTGCCCTTCGCCGTGGCGGTGTTCGTGTTTCCGAACGTGGTGTCGAACGCGTGGCAAGTCTGGAACTACCGGCACCACCGCCCCGAACGCGGGTTTCTCACGCGCTACGCCCTCGCCGGTGTCGTCGGTGCCGGGATTGGCACGGCCGCGCTCGCCGGCATGAGCGCGAGCGTCCTGACCACCGCGGTTGCGCTGGTTGTGCTCATGTACGTCGGCTTTCGTCTGCGCAACCCGGGCTGGACGTTGCCCGCGCCGCTCGTCGACCGACTGGCATTCCCCGTTGGCACCGCCGGCGGCGTGTTACAGGGCGCAGTTGGCATATCAGCCCCGGTTTCGGTGACCTTCCTGAACGCCGCCGGGCTCGCGCGCAACACCTTCGTGTTCACGCTGTCGACCTTCTTCCTCGCGATGGCCGCGATCCAACTGCCCATGCAGATCGCGCTTGGCATCATGACCTGGGAACGTGCGGGCTACAGCGCTCTCGGCGTGTTACCCCTGCTGCTCGGCATGCCGCTCGGCGACCGGCTCGGCCGCCGCATTCCCAAAGCCACCTTCGACCGCATCATCCTCGCGGTGCTGACGCTGCTGGCACTCCGTCTGCTCTGGCAGAACACCCTCTGA
- a CDS encoding sulfatase-like hydrolase/transferase, which yields MANTIVIMTDELRRDCLGCYRNTVVQTPHIDALAARGARFDCAYTPSPICVPARASVATGRHVHETRCWSNAQPYAGEPASWHHVLRDAGQQVHSFGKLHFRSGADDNGFTHEHHPLHVVGGQGWVHGLLRDEDGLFDASGFAGHIGPGEDPYSDYDTRVCDAAVQWIAGQGAAEGAAPWCLYISFLRPHYPLTCPPDFYGLYDPAEVRLPRPARLEGPEQHPVLQWLRHTCDYDAPFDDASRRVAVASYFGLCSFVDHLVGRITGAVSAAGLDDDTAVLFTSDHGECLGDRGFWTKMVMFEESAAVPLILAGPGVTPGTCDAPVSLIDLFPTVLDAAGVPAPDGACPHARSLFDTLDAPRHDRPILSEYHDYGAQTGVFMLRFERWKLVVYSGFAAQLFDLDSDPDELHDVADDPGNAAVLEQLHAHLRTLVDPDAANAQAFADQAARIDALGGREAIKAMQNYDHTPVATQEGA from the coding sequence ATGGCCAACACCATCGTGATCATGACAGACGAACTGCGGCGCGATTGCCTCGGGTGCTACAGGAACACGGTGGTGCAGACGCCCCACATCGACGCGCTGGCGGCGCGCGGTGCGCGCTTCGACTGCGCCTACACGCCGTCGCCGATCTGCGTGCCGGCGCGCGCGTCCGTCGCGACCGGGCGCCACGTCCACGAGACCCGCTGCTGGTCGAACGCGCAACCCTACGCGGGCGAACCCGCCAGTTGGCACCACGTCCTGCGCGATGCCGGGCAGCAGGTGCACTCCTTCGGCAAGCTGCATTTTCGCAGCGGCGCCGACGACAACGGCTTCACGCACGAGCACCACCCGCTGCACGTGGTTGGCGGCCAGGGCTGGGTGCACGGCCTGCTGCGCGACGAGGACGGTCTCTTCGACGCGTCGGGCTTTGCCGGACACATCGGCCCGGGCGAGGACCCGTACAGCGACTACGACACCCGCGTCTGTGACGCGGCGGTGCAGTGGATTGCCGGGCAGGGCGCCGCCGAGGGTGCTGCGCCGTGGTGCCTGTACATCTCCTTCCTGAGGCCGCACTACCCGCTGACCTGCCCGCCCGACTTCTACGGCCTCTACGACCCGGCCGAGGTGCGCCTGCCGCGGCCCGCTCGGCTCGAGGGGCCCGAACAGCACCCGGTGCTGCAGTGGTTGCGTCACACCTGCGACTACGACGCGCCCTTCGACGACGCGAGCCGTCGGGTCGCGGTCGCGTCCTACTTCGGCCTGTGCTCCTTCGTCGACCACCTCGTCGGCCGGATCACCGGCGCGGTGTCAGCCGCCGGCCTCGACGACGACACCGCCGTGCTCTTCACCAGCGACCACGGCGAGTGCCTTGGCGACCGCGGCTTCTGGACCAAGATGGTGATGTTCGAGGAATCGGCCGCCGTGCCCTTGATCCTCGCGGGCCCCGGTGTGACCCCCGGCACCTGCGATGCACCCGTCTCGCTGATCGACCTCTTCCCGACGGTGCTCGACGCGGCCGGGGTGCCGGCACCCGACGGCGCCTGCCCGCACGCGCGCTCGCTGTTCGACACCCTCGACGCGCCGCGGCACGACCGCCCGATCCTCTCGGAGTACCACGACTACGGCGCCCAGACCGGCGTGTTCATGCTGCGCTTCGAGCGGTGGAAACTCGTGGTGTACTCGGGCTTTGCGGCGCAGCTGTTCGACCTCGACAGCGACCCGGACGAATTGCATGATGTGGCGGACGACCCGGGCAACGCCGCCGTGCTGGAGCAGCTGCACGCACACCTGCGCACGCTCGTCGACCCGGACGCTGCCAACGCCCAGGCCTTTGCCGACCAGGCGGCGCGCATCGACGCGCTCGGCGGGCGCGAGGCGATCAAGGCCATGCAGAACTACGACCACACCCCGGTGGCAACGCAGGAGGGCGCGTGA
- a CDS encoding CocE/NonD family hydrolase: MDVIETVWIPMPDGTRLAARLWLPDGAREAPVPCILEYIPYRRRDRTRLRDEVTHPLFADAGYAAIRVDLRGAGDSEGVMLDEYADIETDDGVNVVAWIAEQPWCDGNVGMFGKSWGAYNAFQVAARRPPALKAIAPVMGTDDRWLEDIHFYGGVLASDNFWWGSIMQLYNAMPPDPAIVGERWRDMWRERLDAMTYWPAMWLEHQTRDAMWRRGSISENYDDITIPVYFFGGWADLFRDTPFRIAEHLTGPLKVLMGPWAHLYPHEGIPGPRMDFTREIIRFWDHCLKGIDTGLMDEPPLRFYLQDSVAPAGTHKQRTGTWVEEATWPSPNVSTQTLWLNAASLGSAPAEGAPMAICSPQTFGQSGGDMCSFAIPGDMPSDCRIDAGGALGFAGQPVAEPLDILGQPSLELSLSADQPQGFVAVLLIDQAPDGAQTLISRGYANLMHRHSDTDPTPVVPGEVMTIHVPLHGVGHRLAVGHALVVQVASTYWPVLWPAPEPVTLTLQPGRSRLHLPTRAAVDDNPRPMPEPPRRTQKRPMTKVRDGAMERSLHTDLTTGEHRTRFYLDGGVFGPIGRLRLDDTGTEMGDISDRVYRITADDPLSCRATMDQESHFCREDWDARIKTTTEMTASRTAFHLRASVTCWDGDTVFHTVEWEHDIPRNGM, from the coding sequence ATGGACGTGATTGAAACGGTCTGGATTCCGATGCCGGACGGCACGCGGCTCGCCGCGCGCTTGTGGTTGCCGGACGGTGCGCGCGAGGCGCCGGTGCCCTGCATCCTCGAGTACATCCCCTACCGGCGTCGCGACCGCACGCGCCTGCGCGACGAGGTCACCCACCCGCTCTTTGCCGACGCCGGCTACGCCGCCATCCGCGTCGACCTGCGCGGTGCGGGCGACAGCGAGGGCGTGATGCTCGACGAATACGCCGACATCGAAACCGACGACGGCGTCAACGTCGTCGCCTGGATTGCCGAGCAGCCCTGGTGCGACGGCAACGTCGGTATGTTCGGCAAGTCCTGGGGCGCCTACAACGCCTTCCAGGTCGCGGCCCGGCGGCCGCCCGCGCTCAAGGCCATCGCCCCGGTGATGGGCACCGACGACCGCTGGCTCGAGGACATCCACTTCTACGGCGGCGTGCTCGCGAGCGACAACTTCTGGTGGGGCTCGATCATGCAGCTCTACAACGCGATGCCGCCGGACCCGGCGATCGTCGGCGAGCGCTGGCGCGACATGTGGCGCGAGCGCCTCGACGCCATGACCTACTGGCCCGCGATGTGGCTCGAGCACCAGACCCGCGACGCGATGTGGCGGCGCGGGTCGATCTCGGAGAACTACGACGACATCACCATTCCTGTGTACTTCTTCGGCGGCTGGGCCGATCTCTTTCGCGACACCCCGTTCCGCATCGCCGAGCACCTCACCGGCCCGCTCAAGGTGCTGATGGGCCCGTGGGCCCACCTCTACCCGCACGAGGGCATCCCGGGGCCGCGCATGGATTTCACCCGCGAGATCATCCGCTTCTGGGACCACTGCCTGAAAGGCATTGACACCGGTCTGATGGACGAGCCACCCTTGCGCTTCTACCTGCAGGACAGCGTTGCCCCGGCCGGTACGCACAAGCAGCGCACCGGCACCTGGGTGGAGGAGGCGACGTGGCCGTCGCCCAACGTCAGCACACAGACGCTCTGGCTCAACGCCGCCAGCCTCGGCAGCGCGCCGGCCGAGGGCGCACCGATGGCCATTTGCTCGCCGCAGACCTTCGGCCAGTCGGGCGGCGACATGTGCTCGTTTGCGATACCGGGCGACATGCCGAGCGATTGCCGCATCGACGCGGGCGGCGCGCTGGGCTTTGCCGGCCAGCCGGTCGCCGAGCCTCTCGACATCCTCGGCCAGCCCTCGCTCGAGCTGAGCCTCAGCGCCGACCAACCGCAGGGCTTTGTCGCGGTGCTGCTGATCGACCAGGCGCCGGACGGCGCGCAGACGCTGATCTCGCGCGGCTACGCCAACCTCATGCACCGGCACTCGGACACCGACCCGACGCCTGTGGTGCCGGGCGAGGTCATGACCATCCACGTGCCGCTGCACGGTGTCGGGCACCGCCTCGCCGTCGGCCACGCGTTGGTGGTACAGGTCGCCTCGACCTACTGGCCGGTGCTCTGGCCCGCGCCCGAGCCGGTCACGCTGACGCTGCAACCGGGCCGCTCGCGCTTGCACCTGCCGACCCGCGCCGCCGTCGACGACAACCCGCGGCCGATGCCCGAGCCGCCGCGGCGCACGCAGAAGCGCCCGATGACGAAGGTGCGCGACGGCGCCATGGAGCGCTCGCTGCACACCGACCTGACCACCGGCGAGCACCGCACACGCTTCTACCTCGACGGTGGCGTGTTCGGCCCGATCGGGCGGTTGCGGCTCGACGACACCGGCACCGAGATGGGTGACATCTCCGACCGCGTGTACCGCATCACCGCCGACGACCCGCTGTCCTGCCGCGCGACCATGGACCAGGAGAGCCACTTCTGCCGCGAGGACTGGGACGCCCGGATCAAGACCACGACGGAAATGACCGCGAGCCGCACCGCCTTCCATCTGCGCGCCAGTGTGACCTGCTGGGACGGGGACACCGTCTTCCACACGGTCGAGTGGGAACACGACATCCCCCGCAACGGTATGTGA
- a CDS encoding alpha/beta hydrolase encodes MSAFPEFAATATTHSLTAEGVTMRVVVDGTGPDIVFIPGGDQTAEGYSQQFALLSQHFRCVSYDPRGAGETTSPPAPWTMGDYARDCAAVIDAFCEGSAVVCGLSLGGLVTQQVAIDFPDKVRLAIPMGTAAYIDGFTRDWMQAEIDIRKAGIELPDSFLAPHYAPFAFPAKALHDPALWAEIKPAYTTRFANRDPKDLIDQWQACLDFDCREGLKTCPVPMHVIAFSEDVQTAPSMCQVVSDLAPKGVFHEIPGLGHVSMTRHRPDVVAAKIRDIVEAAA; translated from the coding sequence ATGAGCGCCTTCCCCGAGTTCGCCGCGACCGCGACCACCCACTCACTGACCGCCGAGGGCGTCACCATGCGCGTCGTGGTCGACGGCACCGGGCCCGACATCGTCTTCATCCCGGGCGGCGACCAGACCGCCGAGGGCTACTCGCAGCAGTTTGCGTTGTTGTCGCAGCACTTCCGCTGCGTGTCCTACGACCCACGCGGCGCGGGTGAAACCACGTCACCGCCTGCGCCCTGGACCATGGGCGACTACGCGCGCGACTGCGCCGCGGTGATCGATGCTTTCTGTGAGGGGTCAGCGGTGGTCTGCGGGCTGTCGCTCGGCGGCCTGGTGACGCAGCAGGTGGCGATCGATTTCCCGGATAAGGTCAGGCTTGCGATACCGATGGGCACCGCGGCCTACATCGACGGCTTCACACGCGACTGGATGCAGGCCGAGATCGACATCCGCAAGGCCGGCATCGAGCTGCCGGACTCTTTTCTCGCGCCGCACTACGCGCCCTTTGCATTTCCGGCCAAGGCGCTGCACGACCCGGCGCTCTGGGCCGAGATCAAGCCGGCCTACACCACACGTTTTGCCAACCGTGACCCGAAGGACCTGATCGACCAGTGGCAGGCCTGTCTCGACTTCGATTGCCGCGAGGGCCTCAAGACCTGCCCGGTGCCGATGCACGTGATCGCCTTCTCCGAAGACGTGCAGACCGCGCCGTCGATGTGCCAAGTGGTGTCCGACCTCGCGCCGAAGGGCGTCTTCCACGAGATCCCGGGCCTCGGTCATGTGTCGATGACGCGCCACCGCCCGGACGTGGTTGCAGCCAAGATCCGCGACATCGTCGAGGCGGCGGCGTGA